A stretch of DNA from Pyxicephalus adspersus chromosome 5, UCB_Pads_2.0, whole genome shotgun sequence:
TTTTTCCTGTTATTTCTACCCATTATTGCATGTGTGCATTGGAAATGCGCCTGTTGTTCGCCTTTCAGCACGTGCACCTTATTCCCTATAGATCTACACCATGCATGCAGCCTCCTCCACACCCTCCCCCATGTTGCAtcgatgcagtttttttttttttttgcagacattgcAGCACAGGTGAGGCCGCCcactcctcctccttcttctctgTGTCCCTGGGGAGGAAGGGAGGTGTCTCCTGTGTGATCATCTTCTCTCTGCTGGGTCAGTGGCGAGTAGACAAGGTGACAGTGGCCATGTTCCTGGGAGGACTGAACACAAAGGAATTGTGTTGTAAGGAGGCAGTCCCTACAATTCCCTTGTACATTGTATTGAGCTGCAGCAAACCAgggttgcaatgcatttttttttgtttgtttcctgaCTGGGTAGGCTTCAGCTATTGCATATCATTGCTGCACCAGGCCAGATTTTACAATAAGGATTAAGGTCAATGTGACCTCTCTATAAATGCAGTGGTGCCCCACGTGTGGTGTTAATAGCACACAAATTCCTTGCTAAGACATatgaatgattattattaaacaggatttatatagcaccaacatattaccaaaattaaatatgggttgcaaatgacaaatacagacagtgacatcaGAATGATTTATGTGGTGTCATCACATAAagtgattaataaaatataacaatacctTATAATAAAAGGTGAAAACACATGGTTCCATGCATAATTACATAACATaaagtaaggacattagattgtgagcccctttgagggccagctagtgacatgactatggactttgtacagcgctgcgtaataaaatgacgctatataaatactgtgtaataatgcgCAATAGTCTGATACATTAGGAGAGATGACTAATATTGTGCAGGCAATGAATgggtggaaaaaaacaaaacaaaaattggaaTGAAAGTATTCTTTGTTTGATCGATAGTaatgataattttttaataaagattctaTCTTGGTTTACCTAAATAAGGATTTTTTAGCAGTCGAGGGATGGCTATTGTAAAGGTAGACCATTCTCTCTGTGACCGGGAATAGGCTTCTCCAGACCTGTACATAGCTGCTGTGCACCTCCCCCACACATTCCTGATAGTTGGGGGGGGGTTGGAAAGGGAGGTGTTCATCTTAGACTCGCAGGTTCCTTATTCATGTCAAGCTTCCAGAGAAAGCCAAATAGGTGTGACTTCCAATTCTGAGATTACCTAGATCTAGCTGCCTAATGCCGAGTGGGTGGGGTGTTTGTTGGGTTTCCCGGAAGAGGGGTCTTTAGTGGACTTCTTGGCTTCCTTTGAGAGGATGTAAATGTTCATTTGAGTATTTCCAGATGGGTACAGTGGGTTTGTTTGCGCTTACATTTCCGTAGGAAGcgtgtaaaaggcattttttcccctttaatgtAACAATGTTGTAATTTAACTTTAACTCCTTCTGGCTTATATCATTTGCTTCCACAGGGACTTGGATAAGCGTTACAGCTCTTATAAATTCAGGGGTCTATtgataaagtagtgaatctgacattcacggAGGCATTTTCtagtggaaaatcttccaggtccttgtgtaacaatggcagtaattgattctacaccagggaatgtttcagtgaatgttagatttatggctttataaatagaccccgtagagtattaaaaaaaaaaaaaaaaaaacattttcagtgattTCTCCTTGGTTGGCATGGACCATAATACCTTTAATGTTGCACAGTGCCTTATTTAAGGCTTTATTAGGTGTAGCCTCTTGTACATGTGTTGCATTGTTCTATTTTTGAGGCCTTTATTAGGTATAGCAAATGTTGCATGGTAATTTGAGATCTTTATTAGTATTACCTTTTGTGCAAATGATGCGTGGGTTTCTGTGTTTAGGATCCCTATTAGGTGTAGTCTGTCATATACGTGATGTAACCTAGATATTTTGAGGGACTTTATGATATGGTTGTTTAAAGCAAGCGTCGTGTATAGAATACCTGATTTCTTTGTGTCTGACGAAGCTTGATTGTAAAAATGATGAAAGGGCTCATTCATGTCTAAGATTCATATTGTCTTTTTAGCTCTGTAGTTATGCTCTGTGCCTTCTGCAAGCACACTAAATGATCCTTATTAAAGATGGATTACAAAAGCAGTGGTAGGTGGAGCTAATCTTCATATAAACCTTTCTTCGAGATGAAATGGCTGGCATATGCAATTAGCAAGGCCCTCCACCCTTGCTATAAAACCAGCGCGTCTAGGCAATGTCTGGTGTATAAAACCCATGCTCCCTAATTCTTTTCTGCAAGTAGCTGGACACATTACAAACAGGTAACACAGGCCGATCAGGGTGGGGCCCTACTGATTTGTtggactgcatttttttttttttcctacaggctACCCTACCCCCAGCATTGCTTGGCTTTCTATCTATTCCTCCATTCACTGACCAGGAGAAACCTTTCTTTTGCTTCCTCTTCAGTCTGGGTTACACATCATGGATTTAAGTTAATTTCCTATTGGAGTAGCATTCTGCAGTTTCGATTACATTTTCTTCATTCCCCCAAAATGTTCCTCTTTTTGCtgatcagatttttttattaattatttcatcCCTTTGGGGTTTGCTTTTATTATCAGCATGTGGATGCATTCAGACTTGGTTGTACAGTACACCGTGTTATCCCCTGAGCAGGGAGGCTCTGGAATAGCACATTGTGGTTTCTTACTTGGGGTGTGGTGACTTATTCATATTTCTTTCATGCATTCGGTTCCTGTTCATACACGTAAAATATCCTAAGGCTGTCGGATATCACGACTCTTGCATGCCTCTGTAGCTGTTCCACAATGCTTGTAGAGACCAGCACAGTAGTGGATGAGCAAACCCATGACAAGTACATTCCTCAGGATATGCATGTTCTGTGCTTGACACTGACCTGGAGGATTATGGATAACCGAGGGGATCTAAGGATACACAGACTGTATTTCTATCAACTGGATCCCCATTGACAGGCATATATTAAAGAGAGATCTCATGGTAACTAATGACAAAATATTTCTCATAGGCATGTCATTGGTTAAGCATTGGTGGGAATACTGCAGGATATTGCATAGCCTGGGAATATGCATGTGCTGAGAAGATGTTAATGACATGCTGAGAGAGGCTTAACccttgcagtctttttttttttcctatgcataACTAAACTGTAGGAAAAAAATGCTGGTGACATGTTGCAGATTTCTACCTTTGttctagtaaaaaaataaatggttgttTTGTCATTAGTTTTTTTAGACTGATTCTCGAGTGGGAGAATATGTACTCTCTATTTCCTGGGGCACCTTCTACATACCTTTAGTAGATCAAACTTGTCCAGTATTTACAGTGAGCCAATCACTGGAGCAGAAGATTACTTTTTGGGGGACATTCAGCATGCCTCTATGTTGCCATATTGcattatacttttttaaagcattttaaaaagagagaattaacttttaataataaattacaaaatggcttGTGCGGCAATCTCatacgttattttttttttattatttatttattctgcctACCTGAAGGATCATAtttagtattaatatttttaaggcTTAATAGATGTaatcatattgtatattttgaaGTGGCTATATTGCTCCAAAACAGCCATTAGAGCTCAGAGCTGCAGTTTATGGCTATTGTCTTGAAATCTTAATAGAGAACATAGACTTCAGTTTTTCGTAACAATTGGTGGTTCcgtttttttaattgatttggcTAATATGGCTTCCATGAAAGTGAAAGCAAAATACAGTGCTACCTATTTCAATCCTTTTGTATTTTATGATAGATGTCATCAGCAGTTTTGATTATGTAACATCAATGCATTGCTTGTATAGTATACACAGAACAGCAATACCAACTGGAGTATACAGATCTGTACAGAATAAGGTGTTGGTCTAAATCTGAATGGAATGTGAGCCATGCTAGTCTCCCTTTTGAAGTCCCAGCGTTCCCTTGTCTTCACCAGTCTGTATTTAAAATCTTGTTTTCCCTGTTTATCTGCTTTTAATATAAACGTTTCTATTTGCTTGCATAAGGTAAGAGGTGATGCTACAGAGCAAGatgcacaaaaatgtttgcatttttaccTCCGCCAGGTAATTACTGCATTATGCTGCACCAGATGAGACTGCAATACaagcaaacagtaaaaatatatgtgACCTATGTTGGCATCCCTGATATACTGCACAATTAGgttgctgaattttttttctattctacagTTAAATTGCCCTCTGATTTCCTTCTCTAACCCAGGCAAGGCATTAAAGAAGATATAAACtcagtaaaaataatgtaatggcaaatataaagtggtatctgcatttgtttttgttttttttcttcagtcaCGGTACATATTCAGCAAAGTTGTACCCTTCTTGTACACTGAACTAAAATTTTAATTAACTTTGTCAGCTTTCCCCTCTATTTTTGATGATCTTCATAACCCCTACATACATAATGGGAAGGGGAGGTTTATGTAGTCTTTATCTGGGGAACAGCCAAGGCTGTTTCTCCATATGCAGGGAGTGAGTGGTGTCACCCTAGGATAATGTTAAGCCAGGgtcatcagtaaaaaaaaaaaaaaaaagtgacaaaaccTTGAAACAGAAGTAAACAAAAAGAAccctcacctttacttttgcagatccgttGATCCTTCCTGGGATTTTCTGGATTGGGCCTTGTGTAGTCCTAGAATCCTCCTTTGCCCTGGCATGGAGGGAAGCACCAGGCACTGctatcttctttgcccttcttccgcTTTAGTcaaccaatcttgcactgcgcatgcgtgagctctgtaatttcttttttcctatCAAAGAAAAAGCTcattctgctcatgcctgagattgaGAATgaccaaaagcctcctgggatgcgtgacgcaTGCGCTCCCATTCTCCTTATTGCTGCTGTGATAAAAACAGAAGGGGTTTTAAAAACCCACTACCAAATATTTATCTTGTGTAAAAAGGGTTGTActttcttttatgtaaggtaaaaatttttactttgggtctgctttaaagaggaacgATACTCAAacgaaacaaaacaaaaacacacttgccttcaatcccacagggcagtccgattacTCCGGGGGTTTCCGGCATTTGGTCTTGCGTTGTCCCGGATCCGGCActttgggcgccgccatctttgtcttctcttccgggttcttcatcctacgtcacctgacccaggcgacGTAGGAaaaattgccgatttcactgcgcatgcatatTTTTCTCTTCATCAAGAAGGCTCATTCTTCGCATGACCgaaatgctcgggcatgcgtagagggagcgcccaagagcctcccactATGTGTATATGCTTTTCAAATTACCTCCCCCACTGAAGTCTTTGGTGTGCAGCTCGCTCAGCACCCAGTCCATTTTTGAATCTCATCACTGTCAGGTTCTCTATTAGAGATTTCGGAGTCTGCTTATACCAGAAGAGAATTCTGTGTTTTACATGAGTGGAGGACCTACAGCAGAATGGCTTTGAGTAGTGAAGGAGCAAAATGTTATTGATGAGGTAATTCTTCTTCCTCTGTTAGATGTTTAGGTGGAACGATGTCACTCTTGACCTCAGCTTGAAAAGTTGCACCTGGATAGAGCTTCCCACTCACATCAATCACTCCCACTTCTGTGCTCTCCAAGATTTCCAAAACTTGGGAGTTTGTTACTTTGTCACAGATTGGTGAAATATGGTGTTTGGCATTGTTAGACCATGCCAATACATAGTTATACCTGTCAATTTTTTGTTTGTATCCCTGTTAGACAAAAAGGAGTGAAATTCTGCCTAATGGGATCACAGTAGTACAAACAATTTTTGTTCGAAGATAAGAAATTTCTTGTCAATTTCTCATTTCCTTTTTCATCACAGAGgacatttcctctcactttctttGTAGTTGATGTACGTCAGAGAGCAGGAAGCGAGACAGAATCTTTTACAGGGACCCTGGTGGCGTTTCAAACCTGACAGTTTTAACCTTCCTTACTATATACAAAACCTAAAAACCTGgctttaagtgtgtgtgtgtgtcctgctGATCACACTTAATTGCTAACCGTACAAGTCATAGAGGAATTGGGTGATACTTGGATTATCAGCAGGGATCGGGGGGGGGGGTGGCGCGGCAGGTGAATTGAAATGTTGCACATTAGACCCAAACACTATGTGGATGGTACTGCAGGTTTGGGAATTTGGATTTTGGTGGAGCCTGTGTATGATAAGTTGAGGAAGACACATTTTAGGCACACTTGTGGTTATTGTTGTAAAATCAACTATTGATATCTGTGCTGAAAATTTAGGGCACTTCAGTGTCTTAAAATGCATGTGTAGTAGTTCTCTCTTTAGTaggaatatatttcctaaagtGCTATTGATTAAAGAGCAAGTGGCTTACCAATGAGTTACAGTGAATTCTTTAATTTTAGCTTATTGTCAAATTGATATCTTGGAGCTTCATGACTAAATCCTCTTTTACATAAACAGGGAATTTCTGATTTTCCTGAAAATGCATTATAAACAGATGAAATGGGTCCCCTTGTATCGGGGGCCCTTACACCATCATTaccttccactttaaataaaggtGATGACCCTGCAAGGTGGTTGCTGTATTTGCCGTAAATTGCTGACTCAAGTAGTTGTAGCTTTAGTATTACAAAACTAACttagtttattttctttctcattcAGAATCATTAGCCATGGATAAAAACGAGCTGGTCCAGAAAGCCAAACTGGCTGAGCAGGCAGAGAGGTACGATGACATGGCAAGCTGCATGAAACGAGTGACGGAAGAAGGAGCTGAACTATCCAACGAAGAGAGGAACCTCCTGTCTGTGGCCTACAAAAATGTAGTAGGTGCTCGCAGGTCGTCCTGGAGAGTTGTCTCTAGTATCGAGCAAAAGACAGAAGGAAGCGATAAAAAACAGCAGATGGCTCGGGAGTACAGAGAGAAGATTGAGTCTGAGCTGAGAGAGATTTGTAACGATGTGCTGGTAAGAACATTTTACTATATGTGTGATGTACATTGCCaccatattttttaaacacaaatggtGTGTATTGGGGGTTAGATTTAGAACTAGAAGAGGCCGCTCCTGTTCTTAAAATCATGAATAAGCAGGCCTAATCAAAGTCTGAACCAAACAAGTTTTTCTACCATGATGCAGGGTTCCAAATAAATTCTACTAGAGCAGCACTTAGGTACTACCACTTATGCATCATTCTCAAGCAACCAGTAAATCTTTAGTAGTTGTATAAAAGATTAGAACGGAGTAGGCACTATTGTCTATTGAATGTTGCACTGTGAAGTAATTTATTGATTGGGCTTTGTAGTTGTACAACCTATAGAAACCTTAAGGGATTTGCCAGACAACGAGAAAAGGATCAACACAGCGCTGCTGGGGATGGGTCATAAGGTAAAAATGGTGATCAAAGGTCACATAATTACTAGTCTTGCCATGGGTGGAAACCTGCATGTTACATGTAAAGAAGTTGTCAAGCAGGACAAATTAGTTGAATCGGGCTGTAGGTCGGGTTGCAGTACAACAGCTCATTTTAGCTGGTTTGGTGGTTGGTGGCTATCAGTACTCAGAGCTTGAGGGAGGGCAGGGTTGCTTTGCGTTCTCGTGGTAATCTTAAAAGCAGTAGTAGTGTGGAAAAAGACTATCTAGATCAGGGGTccgcaaactctggcctttaagccagatacagcctagccagtactTTGTTTCGGCCTAACGcaccctggccgatccggcctattGCTGGCCAGCAACCTGCGcctccggagccgtgggttgctggtggatcggccaggggggcgttaggaaaTATCAGAGCCGCAAGAGCTCCCATGCCGCCTCATTGCTGTGGCTCCTCTATTTATCACGGCAAGCATTGATACTTCCGTctctgcggtaaatagggaacgctccctgaagggagcaatgcatatggaggagagggatttcatttcagggggcgTTACCTGGTGGTGGGCtgggccattagggcgggactcagtcggcctagtgtgctcccacccacccctgaaatggcctagtcgCCATAAaggtttgccgacccctgatctagataaTCTGTTGTAATGCAGCAGCTTTcccatgtttgtgtttttaaaaagtatttaaagagaGCATGAACTGTGAAAGCTGGCaccaaaaaaggcaaaacaagGAAATGGGCTAGTCATTAGTATTGACTTTGGTTTTCCTGCGGTTGATATTTCCCCTTGACTGACCTGTCCTGCTTTGTTCTGCATGTTGTCTGTGTAGGGGCAAGCTCTTTTAAAGCAACAACAGTGAGCAGCATAATTGTGGCATTGCCAAATCTCCTGGGATTAGATAAAGGGCTCTACCTGTGCTTTACACTGCATAGATACTGCTATGAGGTTATAGACACACTTGTATACCAGGAAATGAGGATAAAACACAGGAAAAGACAAACGCTTGATTTATCCGTTTTGCTTAGGAATAATGACCTTTTTAGGTGTCCCCTATAACATATCAGATCTTCCCTTTTTGAGCACAAGTCCATTTTAAATGTCCAGCTTTAACCGCAGTAGAAGCATGTTTAGCGTAGGGTCAGAGATATAAATCGACTGGGTCAGTCATACATTTCAGTTCAATAAATATGCATCCATACTCTATATGTATATGGCTTTGCCCTCTAATGGACCGCACCTATTTGTTGTCAGATTGACCTAAAGCAAGGTTGTTTGAAGCCTGTCTTTAAAATAGCTTCCCTAGTTAATCTTCAGCCAGTCATATCTATAATTGTTAAAAATTCTAAATCCTCTTCAACTCTAGTTATTGGTGACTGTAACAAAGGCAAATATCCATCACTCCCCTTTGTTGGCACTTTCTGCAAAGTGGCCTGTGTCAATGAAACCACTAAGGACCTGCTTGTGACAGGGACCAATGGCACAGGTGCACATGGAGTGCTAATCACTAATCTGGTTTTCACTCCCTTGGGATCCTCCTGGTTGTATTCCTCTGACAGGTATAGTGCAGTGTGCTGACAGAATGCTTCTGCTGGTGACTTGTGTTGCTTTGCATGCAAACTCTTtgattaaagtagatgtaaatgcaatctttttatataaacttcCCATTTCAAAggttatcatattttttttatgtctttttattgaaataatatctggtgatcctgtGATAGATTCATGGTCAGGCACTACCCATTTTAGGGTTGCAACCAtctactaaagctgcgtacacacttgcaatttttgtcgttg
This window harbors:
- the YWHAZ gene encoding 14-3-3 protein zeta/delta, producing MDKNELVQKAKLAEQAERYDDMASCMKRVTEEGAELSNEERNLLSVAYKNVVGARRSSWRVVSSIEQKTEGSDKKQQMAREYREKIESELREICNDVLCLLDKYLIANASQAESKVFYLKMKGDYYRYLAEVACGDDKKSTLSLFCSLSLCLS